One stretch of Thermanaerosceptrum fracticalcis DNA includes these proteins:
- a CDS encoding MerR family transcriptional regulator, producing MEKMLTSHQAAKLLNVWPHTLRRREREGKLKPLRTPGGHRRYKESQIMALIGEEITVIESEVAAGENDSDGSNP from the coding sequence ATGGAAAAGATGCTAACATCTCATCAGGCAGCAAAGCTACTAAACGTATGGCCTCACACGTTGCGCCGCCGGGAAAGAGAAGGGAAATTAAAACCATTGCGCACACCCGGCGGTCACAGGCGTTATAAAGAATCGCAGATAATGGCTTTGATTGGTGAAGAGATAACTGTCATTGAAAGCGAGGTGGCTGCCGGTGAAAACGACAGCGATGGGAGTAATCCTTGA
- a CDS encoding cytidine deaminase: protein MDDILIEKARQAREHAYAPYSGFKVGAALLAQNGEIYTGCNVENASYGLTSCAERNAVFKAVCAGERKFERLALVTDLVNPAAPCGACRQVLAEFAPDLTVIMANTRGEKRITTVRELLPYAFTPADLKEVSNSYRLIEQK, encoded by the coding sequence GTGGATGACATTCTTATTGAGAAAGCGCGGCAGGCCAGGGAGCATGCTTATGCCCCGTACTCGGGTTTTAAGGTAGGAGCGGCCCTTTTGGCCCAAAACGGGGAAATCTATACAGGCTGTAATGTGGAAAATGCCTCCTATGGTTTAACCAGCTGTGCCGAGCGTAATGCTGTTTTCAAAGCTGTTTGTGCCGGGGAGAGGAAATTTGAGCGTCTGGCGCTGGTAACTGATCTGGTTAATCCCGCCGCTCCTTGCGGCGCCTGCAGGCAAGTCCTGGCCGAATTTGCCCCTGATCTGACTGTGATTATGGCCAATACCCGGGGAGAAAAAAGAATAACAACAGTCAGGGAACTTTTACCTTATGCCTTCACACCCGCTGATCTCAAGGAGGTAAGTAACAGTTACAGATTAATTGAACAAAAGTAA
- a CDS encoding DUF3048 domain-containing protein, translating into MRGKFLKWAILGIFLSILSGAAAYYYMRPHIPPNIAGINHFTNPDKQKREQQEVVPFPGWKDAPRKRALAVIIDNAPAARPQSGLDQADVVVETPVEGGMTRFLAVISRYETELVGPIRSARSYLVDLAKEYNGILVHAGGSEDAIEAIDREKSDHLDEIEGGPQVDAAFWRVPDRAKPHNLYASSESLRRAAKELNYNLTVPPPERSYISQGIEISGEPMEEINIFYPNRESQIRYTYNKERKVFERFMAEKPHVNPKGEQIVAANVVVQYVPYRVLNGDGNLQLILHGEGNALIFRDGKVIKGLWQKQPGGFTRFVDMKGKSITLVPGPTWIQVVTKGTRVDY; encoded by the coding sequence ATGAGAGGAAAGTTCCTAAAATGGGCCATATTAGGTATATTTTTAAGTATCTTATCGGGTGCAGCGGCTTATTATTATATGCGTCCCCATATTCCCCCAAATATAGCTGGCATTAATCATTTCACCAATCCTGACAAACAGAAAAGAGAACAGCAGGAAGTGGTTCCTTTCCCGGGCTGGAAGGATGCCCCGCGCAAAAGGGCTCTGGCTGTGATTATCGATAACGCCCCTGCGGCGCGGCCCCAATCGGGCTTAGACCAGGCCGATGTGGTGGTGGAAACCCCCGTGGAGGGTGGGATGACGCGTTTCCTGGCTGTTATCAGCCGGTATGAGACGGAACTGGTAGGGCCTATCCGCAGTGCCAGGTCTTATCTGGTGGACCTGGCTAAAGAGTATAATGGCATTTTAGTCCATGCAGGCGGGTCAGAGGATGCTATCGAAGCCATAGACAGGGAAAAGTCAGATCACCTGGATGAAATAGAGGGAGGACCCCAGGTAGATGCGGCTTTTTGGCGGGTTCCGGACCGGGCTAAACCCCATAACTTATATGCCAGTTCGGAAAGTTTGCGCCGTGCCGCCAAAGAATTGAATTATAACCTGACCGTACCGCCCCCGGAGCGTTCCTATATTTCCCAGGGGATCGAAATATCAGGGGAGCCCATGGAGGAAATTAATATTTTCTACCCCAACCGGGAGAGTCAAATTCGCTATACATATAATAAGGAACGTAAGGTTTTCGAAAGGTTCATGGCGGAAAAGCCCCACGTGAACCCTAAAGGTGAACAGATTGTAGCAGCCAATGTTGTTGTGCAGTATGTCCCCTACCGGGTGCTGAACGGAGACGGCAATCTCCAGCTCATTCTCCATGGTGAGGGTAATGCCCTGATCTTTCGTGACGGAAAGGTCATAAAAGGTTTATGGCAGAAACAGCCCGGCGGCTTTACCCGATTTGTGGATATGAAGGGTAAAAGTATCACTCTGGTGCCGGGTCCCACCTGGATTCAGGTAGTGACCAAAGGTACGAGAGTCGATTATTGA
- a CDS encoding DUF502 domain-containing protein — MRKKLQSYFLAGILVLLPIVISFYTLWLIFNFFDNLIISHLPVIRNTLLGEWVIWAQNVHGVGFVLTLTVVLLTGLLARNYLGKQLISLSDRVLSHIPVVRSVYVTVKQVLDTVLQKENKAFQQVVMLEYPRKGLYALAFLTGVSQGEIQEKTREEVVNVFLPTTPNPTSGFLLLVPKKDIIPLEMSVEDGIKLIISGGVISPETKKRVTE, encoded by the coding sequence ATGAGAAAGAAATTACAAAGTTATTTTCTCGCAGGCATATTGGTACTTTTGCCTATTGTCATCAGTTTCTACACCCTCTGGTTGATCTTTAACTTTTTCGATAATTTGATTATCAGCCACCTTCCCGTGATCAGGAACACCCTCCTGGGTGAATGGGTTATCTGGGCCCAAAATGTCCATGGGGTAGGGTTTGTGTTAACTTTGACTGTCGTCCTGCTAACGGGCCTTCTCGCCAGGAATTATCTGGGAAAACAGTTGATTTCTTTAAGTGACAGAGTTCTATCCCATATCCCCGTAGTACGCAGTGTTTATGTTACGGTAAAACAAGTTTTAGATACCGTACTACAGAAAGAGAACAAAGCTTTTCAGCAAGTGGTCATGCTGGAGTATCCCCGGAAAGGTTTATATGCCCTGGCATTTCTCACCGGTGTATCGCAAGGGGAGATTCAGGAAAAAACCCGGGAGGAAGTTGTCAATGTCTTTTTACCGACAACACCCAACCCAACCTCCGGTTTTTTACTCTTAGTACCCAAGAAAGATATTATCCCTTTGGAAATGTCTGTGGAAGATGGTATCAAACTGATTATTTCGGGAGGAGTTATTTCTCCCGAGACCAAAAAGAGAGTTACAGAGTAG
- a CDS encoding hemolysin family protein, whose protein sequence is MSGSQMLQLVLLLGLLGLSAFFSASETAIFSVNKVKIRHLAEEGNRNAILTRKLLDQPNKLISTILIGNNVVNIGATALATTLAITFFGDTGAGIATGIMTILVLVFGEITPKTLAASRAESFSLKVSGYLNSLATLLSPVIKVLNFVTNGIVKLMGGPADKNPFITEEELRMLVNVGQEEGLIDQDEREMIDSIFEFDDTLVREVMVPRIDIIAVNVNDSLSSVINLIVDVGHSRIPVYEQTIDNIIGVIYAKDLLKNLLGAQENITEIRRLMRPAYYVPESKKVRDLFAELRKEKVHMAIVLDEYGGTAGLVTIEDMIEEIVGDIQDEFDREEKHIETLADGSLRVDARTSIYDINELLELDLPDDEFDTISGLVFHTLGKLPYEGQEVEIDDLHIIVEKIVGRRIAKLRLIKKNREENLTD, encoded by the coding sequence TTGTCAGGTTCGCAAATGCTCCAGCTAGTACTGTTGCTGGGACTATTGGGTTTATCAGCCTTTTTTTCGGCATCGGAAACGGCCATCTTTTCTGTCAATAAGGTTAAAATCCGGCACCTGGCCGAAGAAGGAAACCGTAACGCCATTCTTACCAGGAAATTGCTGGATCAGCCCAATAAGCTTATTTCTACCATCCTCATTGGCAATAATGTGGTGAACATCGGTGCTACGGCCCTGGCTACTACCCTGGCCATCACTTTTTTCGGGGACACAGGTGCGGGGATTGCTACCGGGATCATGACCATCCTGGTCCTTGTCTTTGGCGAGATTACGCCCAAAACCCTGGCTGCCAGCAGGGCTGAAAGTTTTTCTTTGAAAGTTAGTGGGTATTTAAACTCTTTAGCCACATTGTTATCGCCCGTAATTAAAGTATTGAATTTTGTTACCAATGGCATTGTGAAACTCATGGGAGGACCTGCGGATAAAAACCCTTTTATCACGGAAGAAGAACTGCGCATGCTGGTGAATGTGGGCCAGGAAGAAGGCCTTATTGACCAGGATGAGAGAGAAATGATCGACAGCATCTTTGAATTTGACGATACCCTGGTCAGGGAAGTGATGGTCCCCCGCATTGACATCATTGCCGTGAATGTCAATGACAGCCTATCCTCTGTGATTAATCTGATTGTTGATGTGGGGCATTCCCGCATTCCCGTTTACGAGCAAACCATTGATAACATCATAGGTGTCATTTATGCCAAGGATCTCTTGAAAAATCTCCTGGGCGCCCAGGAAAATATCACGGAGATCCGCCGTCTCATGCGGCCCGCCTATTATGTGCCGGAAAGCAAAAAAGTGCGTGACCTTTTTGCGGAATTGCGCAAAGAAAAGGTCCATATGGCCATTGTCTTGGATGAATACGGCGGTACGGCGGGTCTGGTGACCATTGAGGACATGATTGAGGAAATTGTGGGTGATATCCAGGATGAATTTGACCGGGAGGAAAAACATATTGAGACTTTAGCCGATGGCTCTTTGCGGGTTGATGCCCGTACCTCCATTTACGATATTAACGAACTCCTGGAACTGGACCTGCCCGATGATGAATTTGATACCATCAGCGGTCTGGTCTTTCATACCTTGGGTAAACTGCCCTATGAGGGACAGGAAGTAGAAATAGACGATTTACATATTATCGTAGAAAAAATAGTAGGAAGACGGATTGCTAAGCTCCGCCTCATTAAGAAAAACCGGGAGGAGAATCTTACAGATTAG